From one Bacteroides eggerthii genomic stretch:
- a CDS encoding HAD family hydrolase, translating to MKRKGIKNLIVDFGGVLIDLDRQRCLENFKKLGLPDVEHALDIYHQQDFFQHYEKGLISSADFRNVIRGKIGKDVADARIDAAWNSFLVNIPTCKLDLLLALRKDYVVYLLSNTNEIHWKWSCEHAFPYKTFRVEDYFEHIFLSYEMKMAKPDEEIFRKVLDEAGLDPKETFFIDDSEANCITARSLGISTYTPKAGEDWSHLFK from the coding sequence ATGAAAAGAAAAGGAATCAAAAATCTTATAGTTGACTTTGGCGGTGTACTGATTGATTTGGACCGTCAGCGTTGTTTGGAGAATTTTAAGAAACTGGGATTGCCGGATGTGGAGCATGCTCTTGACATATATCATCAGCAGGACTTCTTCCAGCATTATGAGAAGGGGCTTATTTCCAGTGCCGATTTTCGGAATGTGATTCGGGGGAAGATAGGCAAGGACGTTGCTGATGCCCGGATTGATGCCGCATGGAACAGTTTCCTGGTGAATATACCGACCTGCAAATTGGATTTGTTATTGGCTTTGCGTAAGGATTATGTGGTATATCTGCTGAGCAATACTAATGAAATTCATTGGAAATGGTCTTGTGAGCATGCTTTTCCCTATAAGACATTTCGCGTAGAAGATTATTTTGAGCACATTTTCCTCTCCTACGAAATGAAAATGGCAAAGCCGGATGAAGAAATCTTCCGGAAAGTGCTGGATGAGGCGGGTTTGGATCCGAAAGAAACCTTCTTTATCGATGATTCGGAAGCCAACTGTATAACGGCCCGGTCATTGGGCATCTCCACCTATACTCCAAAAGCCGGCGAGGATTGGAGTCATTTATTTAAGTAA
- a CDS encoding bifunctional riboflavin kinase/FAD synthetase has translation MQLHTEISGKELLPNVATIGFFDGVHRGHRFLIEQVCEAAAVRGLASSVITFPVHPRKVMHPDFHSELLTTCDEKTALLADTGIDYCIMLDFTPDLARLSAKQFMAVLKGDYQVQALVIGYDHRFGHNRSEDFDDYVRYGQELGMEVILAQAYSNNEMTVSSSAIRHLLLEGDVSEAANCLGYHFFLNGTVVNGYHVGRKIGFPTANLCVNDPEKLVPADGVYAVNVFLGEAKHTGMLSIGYRPTLNNGLDRSIEVHIFHFDADIYDQPMRISFIRRTRSELKFDSIEELIEQLHKDEAEITAILSLQ, from the coding sequence ATGCAGTTACACACTGAAATATCCGGTAAGGAGCTCCTGCCGAATGTAGCTACCATTGGCTTTTTTGACGGAGTGCATCGGGGGCATAGGTTCCTGATAGAACAGGTATGCGAGGCTGCGGCTGTACGTGGGCTTGCCTCATCGGTTATTACTTTTCCGGTGCATCCCCGCAAAGTAATGCACCCTGACTTTCACTCCGAGTTGCTCACCACTTGTGACGAGAAGACCGCTCTGCTTGCCGATACCGGCATAGATTATTGCATCATGCTTGATTTCACACCAGATTTAGCCCGTCTTTCGGCCAAACAATTTATGGCTGTATTGAAAGGTGACTATCAGGTGCAGGCTTTAGTGATAGGTTACGACCACCGTTTTGGGCATAACCGCAGCGAAGATTTTGATGATTATGTGCGTTACGGGCAGGAATTGGGAATGGAGGTGATATTGGCGCAGGCCTATTCCAATAATGAGATGACCGTCAGTTCCTCGGCTATTCGCCACCTTTTGCTGGAGGGAGATGTTTCGGAAGCAGCCAACTGTCTGGGCTATCATTTTTTTCTGAACGGTACGGTTGTAAACGGTTATCATGTGGGGCGTAAGATAGGTTTCCCGACTGCCAATCTATGTGTCAATGATCCTGAGAAGCTGGTTCCTGCCGACGGGGTGTATGCTGTTAATGTCTTTCTCGGCGAGGCGAAGCATACAGGAATGTTGAGTATTGGTTACCGGCCTACATTGAATAATGGTCTGGACCGTAGCATTGAGGTGCATATTTTCCATTTTGATGCTGATATTTATGATCAGCCCATGCGGATATCTTTCATCCGCCGTACCCGGTCTGAATTGAAATTTGATTCCATTGAGGAATTGATCGAACAGCTTCATAAGGATGAAGCGGAAA